Proteins encoded together in one Candidatus Eisenbacteria bacterium window:
- a CDS encoding pyruvate, phosphate dikinase, with amino-acid sequence MSTEKSKRKKRIYFFGAGQAEGHAKMRDLLGGKGADLAELNRIGIRVPAGFTITTEVCTEYQKVGKKLPPGLKEEAKNHLKRVEKLMGARFGDPENPLLLSVRSGARVSMPGMMDTVLNIGLNDRTIVGLVGKMGDARAAYDCYRRFVQMYGDVVLSVDGEELEELLERKKKRRRVRLDKDLPADALKELVAEFKNVVRETTGRPFPEDPHEQLWGAVGAVFDSWDGKRAVEYRRLHRIPNDWGTATNVQAMVFGNLGETSATGVAFTRDPATGEKRFYGEYLTNAQGEDVVAGIRTPHPINIAGQGESGLVSLEEEMPEVYAELVDNYKKIEKHYREMADIEFTVQRGKLWMLQTRSGKRTSVAAIKIAVDMVAEGLISKEEAVKRVDPDQLDQLLHPMFDPKAERKVVAKGLNASPGAATGRVVFSADEAVAETKKDPKAKVILVRTETSPEDIHGMAVAQGILTSRGGMTSHAAVVARGIGKCCVAGCGDIHVDRKKGLFHAKGATVRRGEWISLDGSTGEVMLGQVPVVDSEVNQVLLGRKKREESSLYMFFEKLMSWADGIRRLGVRTNAETPLDSFRAVRFGAEGIGLARTEHMFFEGDRIDAVREMILSRDRDGRRKALAKLLPLQRQDFVEIFRVMEGKPVTVRTLDPPLHEFLPATPNEIRDLAAKMGVKPKKLQQIVDSLHELNPMLGHRGCRLGIVFEEITEVQARAIMEAACIVKKEGRKVLPEVMIPLVATKKELELQREIVERVAREVMEEQGVKFPYLVGTMIELPRAALTADEIAEAADFFSFGTNDLTQTAFGLSRDDAGRFLPYYVEHGILPADPFAMIDQAGVGILMRIGVEKGRSTKPDLKVGICGEHGGEPSSVRFCHRVGLDYVSCSPFRVPIARLAAAHAVLEEKGGPTPPARVRGGKRAAGKAAMKTPKKKAAKKSARR; translated from the coding sequence ATGAGCACCGAGAAGAGCAAGAGAAAGAAGAGAATCTACTTCTTCGGCGCCGGCCAAGCGGAAGGTCACGCGAAGATGCGCGATCTTCTGGGCGGAAAGGGGGCCGACCTCGCCGAGTTGAACCGGATCGGGATTCGAGTCCCCGCCGGGTTCACCATCACCACCGAGGTGTGCACGGAGTACCAGAAGGTCGGCAAGAAGCTTCCTCCCGGGCTGAAGGAAGAAGCGAAGAACCACTTGAAGCGCGTCGAGAAGCTGATGGGCGCCCGCTTCGGCGATCCGGAGAACCCTCTCCTTCTCTCGGTTCGCTCGGGGGCGCGGGTCTCGATGCCGGGGATGATGGATACGGTCCTGAACATCGGCCTCAACGATCGGACGATCGTCGGCCTCGTCGGCAAGATGGGCGATGCGCGGGCCGCGTACGACTGTTACCGCCGTTTCGTGCAGATGTACGGGGACGTCGTTCTTTCGGTGGACGGCGAGGAGCTTGAGGAGCTGCTCGAGAGGAAGAAGAAGAGACGCCGCGTCCGTCTGGACAAGGACCTTCCCGCCGACGCGCTGAAGGAGCTCGTCGCCGAGTTCAAGAACGTCGTGCGCGAGACGACCGGCAGACCGTTCCCGGAGGACCCGCACGAACAACTCTGGGGTGCCGTGGGGGCCGTGTTCGACTCGTGGGACGGCAAGCGCGCGGTGGAGTATCGCCGCCTTCACAGGATCCCGAACGATTGGGGGACCGCCACCAACGTACAGGCGATGGTGTTCGGGAATCTCGGCGAGACGAGCGCGACCGGCGTCGCTTTCACGCGCGACCCGGCGACGGGCGAGAAGCGGTTCTATGGCGAGTACCTCACCAACGCGCAGGGCGAGGACGTGGTCGCCGGCATCCGCACCCCCCATCCGATCAACATCGCGGGGCAGGGGGAGAGCGGGCTTGTCTCGCTCGAGGAGGAGATGCCGGAGGTTTACGCCGAACTCGTCGACAACTATAAGAAAATCGAGAAGCACTACCGCGAGATGGCGGACATCGAGTTCACGGTGCAGCGGGGGAAACTCTGGATGCTGCAGACGCGCTCCGGGAAACGGACGTCCGTCGCCGCGATCAAGATCGCGGTGGACATGGTCGCCGAGGGCCTCATCAGCAAGGAAGAGGCGGTCAAACGGGTTGATCCGGATCAGCTCGACCAGCTCCTCCACCCGATGTTCGACCCGAAGGCCGAGCGGAAGGTCGTCGCGAAGGGCTTGAACGCGTCGCCGGGGGCGGCGACGGGCCGGGTCGTCTTCTCGGCCGACGAGGCGGTCGCGGAGACGAAGAAGGATCCGAAGGCGAAGGTGATCCTCGTGAGGACCGAGACGTCTCCCGAGGACATCCACGGGATGGCGGTCGCGCAGGGGATCCTGACCTCGCGCGGAGGCATGACCTCCCACGCGGCGGTCGTGGCGCGCGGGATCGGCAAGTGCTGCGTCGCGGGGTGCGGAGACATTCACGTCGACCGGAAGAAAGGGCTCTTCCACGCCAAGGGGGCCACGGTTCGCCGAGGCGAGTGGATTTCCCTCGACGGTTCGACGGGAGAGGTGATGCTCGGCCAGGTTCCGGTCGTCGACTCCGAGGTGAATCAGGTTCTCCTCGGCCGGAAGAAGCGCGAAGAATCTTCCCTTTACATGTTCTTCGAGAAGCTGATGTCGTGGGCGGACGGCATCCGCCGGCTCGGCGTTCGCACGAACGCGGAGACGCCGCTCGACTCGTTCCGCGCCGTCCGGTTCGGCGCGGAAGGGATCGGTCTCGCCCGCACCGAGCACATGTTCTTCGAGGGGGATCGGATCGACGCGGTGCGCGAGATGATTCTCTCGCGCGACCGCGACGGCCGGAGAAAGGCGCTCGCGAAGCTCCTCCCGCTCCAGCGGCAAGACTTCGTCGAGATCTTCCGCGTCATGGAAGGGAAGCCGGTGACGGTCCGCACGCTGGACCCGCCGCTTCACGAGTTCCTTCCGGCGACGCCGAATGAGATCCGCGACCTCGCGGCGAAGATGGGCGTGAAGCCGAAGAAGCTTCAACAGATCGTCGACTCGCTGCACGAGCTGAACCCGATGCTCGGGCATCGAGGCTGCCGTCTCGGAATCGTCTTCGAGGAGATCACGGAGGTGCAGGCCCGAGCTATCATGGAAGCGGCGTGCATCGTGAAGAAGGAAGGGCGCAAGGTCCTTCCTGAGGTGATGATCCCGCTCGTGGCGACGAAGAAGGAGCTCGAGCTGCAGCGGGAGATCGTCGAGCGGGTCGCGCGAGAGGTGATGGAGGAGCAGGGAGTGAAGTTCCCGTACCTCGTCGGCACGATGATCGAGCTTCCTCGGGCGGCCCTGACTGCGGACGAGATCGCCGAGGCGGCCGACTTCTTCTCGTTCGGGACGAACGATCTCACGCAGACGGCGTTCGGTCTCTCCCGCGACGACGCGGGCCGCTTCCTTCCCTACTACGTCGAGCACGGGATCCTTCCCGCGGATCCCTTCGCGATGATCGATCAGGCGGGAGTCGGCATCCTCATGAGAATCGGAGTGGAGAAGGGGCGCTCGACAAAACCTGATCTCAAGGTTGGGATCTGCGGCGAGCACGGCGGGGAGCCCTCCTCGGTCCGCTTCTGCCATCGGGTGGGTCTCGACTACGTGAGCTGCTCTCCGTTCCGAGTACCGATCGCACGGCTCGCCGCCGCGCACGCCGTCCTCGAAGAGAAGGGGGGACCGACGCCCCCGGCGCGGGTGCGCGGGGGGAAGAGGGCCGCGGGGAAAGCCGCGATGAAGACCCCGAAGAAGAAAGCCGCGAAGAAGAGCGCGCGCCGATAA
- a CDS encoding sigma-54-dependent Fis family transcriptional regulator, which produces MPEEIAPRVLLRGLARRFPGIRAALLLPEPDRTSLVGDEFLNLSGRSTGEVIDAVRGLLAEKRPPEPELRLIGRGREMERIRRTIDQVAPTSMTILITGESGTGKDVAARLVHEKSRRRENPFVAVNCAALPEGVLESELFGHEKGAFTGATSRREGRFELAHKGTLFLDEIADMPIQTQAKLLRVLEEKRFLRVGGVRDVVVDVRLLAATNADLEAAVQAGRFREDLFYRLNVIQLHLPPLRERREDIPDLVQTFAAEAGADHGIEPVRFTRDALQALAEYHWPGNIRQLKNLVEKLTILEHGETIDADEAARFLGERFSRSRHLPVPLPDAATRTERELILQNLVALRRELAELREMLVRACGGRVPSASYRPSREGPFGPETEVVELEETAEPRATRTAADHEKEAIRKALAESGGNRRRAAEILEIGERTLYRKIKKYGLG; this is translated from the coding sequence ATGCCGGAGGAGATCGCGCCGCGCGTCCTTCTCCGCGGTCTCGCCCGGCGTTTCCCCGGGATTCGGGCGGCTCTCCTTCTTCCTGAGCCCGATCGCACCTCGCTCGTCGGCGACGAGTTCCTGAACCTCTCCGGCCGCTCGACCGGCGAGGTGATCGACGCGGTCCGCGGTCTTCTCGCGGAGAAGAGACCGCCGGAGCCGGAGCTTCGCCTCATCGGCCGGGGCCGCGAGATGGAGCGGATCCGCCGGACGATCGATCAGGTGGCCCCCACCTCGATGACGATCCTCATCACCGGCGAGAGCGGGACGGGGAAAGATGTCGCCGCGCGCCTCGTTCACGAGAAGAGCCGGCGCCGGGAGAACCCGTTCGTCGCGGTGAACTGCGCAGCGCTCCCCGAGGGGGTTCTCGAGAGCGAGCTGTTCGGGCATGAGAAGGGCGCCTTCACCGGGGCGACCTCGCGGCGCGAGGGACGCTTTGAGCTCGCCCACAAGGGAACGCTCTTCCTCGACGAGATCGCCGACATGCCGATCCAAACGCAGGCCAAGCTCCTCCGCGTTCTCGAGGAGAAGCGCTTTCTCCGGGTCGGCGGCGTGCGGGACGTGGTCGTGGACGTGCGCCTCCTCGCGGCGACGAACGCCGACCTCGAGGCGGCGGTCCAGGCCGGCCGGTTTCGCGAGGATCTCTTCTACCGCCTCAACGTGATTCAGCTCCACCTCCCGCCCCTCCGCGAGCGGCGCGAGGACATTCCCGACCTCGTGCAAACCTTCGCCGCGGAAGCGGGCGCCGACCACGGGATCGAACCGGTCCGTTTTACGCGGGACGCCCTTCAGGCGCTCGCCGAATATCATTGGCCTGGGAACATCCGACAGCTCAAGAATCTGGTCGAGAAGCTCACCATCCTCGAGCACGGGGAGACGATCGACGCGGACGAGGCGGCGCGCTTCCTTGGGGAGCGTTTCTCGCGCTCGCGCCACCTTCCGGTTCCCCTCCCCGACGCCGCGACGCGAACGGAGCGGGAGCTGATCCTGCAGAACCTCGTCGCTCTCCGCCGGGAGCTCGCGGAGCTTCGCGAGATGCTGGTCCGCGCCTGCGGCGGACGCGTTCCTTCCGCCTCGTACCGCCCCTCGCGCGAGGGCCCGTTCGGACCGGAAACGGAAGTGGTCGAACTCGAGGAGACGGCCGAGCCGCGCGCGACTCGGACGGCGGCCGACCACGAGAAGGAGGCGATCCGGAAAGCGCTCGCCGAGTCGGGAGGGAACCGCCGGCGAGCCGCGGAGATCCTCGAGATCGGGGAGCGAACCCTCTATCGGAAGATCAAGAAGTACGGGCTCGGCTGA
- the rpsU gene encoding 30S ribosomal protein S21 — protein MSRVKVKDGEPIDKAIRRFKKKCEKDGIVQDMRKKARFLKPSERRRKKALKAEKRRRTEALKTGR, from the coding sequence ATGTCTCGGGTGAAGGTCAAGGACGGCGAGCCGATCGACAAGGCGATCCGGCGTTTCAAGAAGAAATGCGAGAAGGATGGGATCGTCCAGGACATGCGAAAGAAGGCTCGCTTTCTGAAACCAAGCGAACGGCGGCGCAAGAAGGCGCTCAAGGCGGAGAAGAGGCGCCGCACGGAGGCCCTGAAGACGGGCCGTTAG
- a CDS encoding right-handed parallel beta-helix repeat-containing protein, translating to MNGRNVFGSLLACFLLLVPLSSEGAVRYAALSSQFGTTPAPPYTNLLTPADRIQDALSSSAPGDTVLVAGIPVEDALEFGWAYVERIRIPRGVVLLGGWDYRAAVAGRPSTNQRLFDVDSLWTTIGPLEAGIAVSFVVDSVKVYDTTEVGGSPVIDSSWVFLGPDSNTVFSGFVIRGSNNTVGEGSAIHIRSGSPTIRRNVLVDSRSTGRGGAIFLAAGSPLIEHNTIALTLSAPWGGSIQIAGGSPIIRDNILYSTAVGSGISCSDSAGTPVISYNLFFENAAGDLSGCAADTSNLFGMNPVFCGILDGDYRIYQESRIQGLASDGTIPGAWGIGCRAGTKYVSAGGNEVYPYDTPARASRSLDSVFAIANPKDTIRVAVGTYRENLEMIPGIVLEGGWDTFFSSSPWTKAAEVAHGTVILPDDPEKPALRFSSGASDTTRLSFLVMSGAIGGNGALLDVDSGRVEIVHLSILANVTPEVFGSLVRAGDAAEVTVRYGMFAHNEGLPIFDCEGNAFLSINSCNFYANDLDFAADCAAVVNDTTHRYPYFCDPENSDFRVYQEGGFGEAVPGLRPIGALSVGCSYLVHYIRPGSEPGVFPYETPERASSDVQTVLALAERGDTVRFAEGVYETNLVLTGGEYLEGGFESGTFAGRDPFRRPSVLSGIAPGAPTVRFAGRYAQFATSGGMNGFVLTHNEGVDGPGLVIGEGSRPIVRNCVIRDNRVDFAVNPEHPAAGIVMKGSSAEIQAVGTVINNSIVNNTINGATTSSLAASGVYIQDAGYSVDDPLRFRKNLVAHNTGARAGLVVNEDRRDLDTNYVYANLTADGVSGNIENLTSVPIAPRNLQVDPAFCDPDEGDWALSSCTPAVIGATGDTVLGALPISEECVCPNEVFLVNPQAPTPGYPFRARRNASRTISALAPYLSRGDTVKVSLGTVSDRFELVGGVVYKGGYSVNSYTEAGRGAGVSRVSAGSNSRLIYGGPGVDSTTLIDGFTLAAGLADSGAAILLRGDASPVFSNNLFRESRANKTGGVLLALDDSRPSLLGNEIFLNSVDTRGGIIHLAGAGGLIAGNTISDNRGGGWAIIIDDCAPVVYNNSITYNDNGIQAAGSPALISGTVFDHNNVFRHDQDYSESFLQSVDTTGLGNISVNPLYCDRQRRLYTLFDHSSLAASGRGGGRIGARRVGCSTPIHYVSAEGSNSYPYATAATAAHRIQDALDVAGLAGFSNPADSIDEVRVAGGSYDETIQLPTNVRLLGGYNPADFNIRDADRYATEIRAGGRGTVVAIDSGAVGAGRVQTTLEGFVLSGGQGEKGGGIRVGKDGRPTIRDNVVRDSRAALGGGIFIDEGARPIVERNLVLRDTAEAGAGVYVNGRAGFSSSAMALRMNTFVFNHTLADTAGAIHLQDANPSFQTSIVAYSTGGEALIHDGTLVPNVRNNLFYGNEKGDSIPWLSPGALHVVAPPAFCDTASDVYGVLFDRDSIAAGRSAVRDTCAVTVWGSEGVGCTRPGHRFLVFEDPQRNRNPVYPYVCAPNSARRLSDVLGRVNPGDKVDVAGSALPTGARYTGNYEVTKPIVLRGSFDPGFTRAEPNPDSVDLLTILLPASEGPILTIRQDSAAASDPSLVIDSTAEISGFTFTGGNAVLVNGGAIRSVNGAAPTIKKNVFESNMSKNWGGAIAMENAVSPRIYDNYFYRNSAGIGGGVYLTGASDPVIRRNIFSANTAKLYGGLRMEGTTDGGSVDNNVFFRNAAGAISVSESAGDLVLRNNAVASNGGHGITLAPFFDGIRTPTLSHNNVWANSSGNYLNLGAGEGDIHENPSFCNTEIRTDVTTAKKTRRDFFRYQRCSPLLYAGSDPLSDLNAHIGVASLADPTCPDTVSPVLNIGFVMHSTIPGAANLYVVPSEAIARDSVLVRLMYADAKIESIVVGDNIIVVTVYRFDSTEVDLGLGDPGLSIYRSGNIELRTADTLIVEARAVDRCGQVGTARRHFSSSLFVRGTPGKMWTVDRRLRLDVPSDAFSASGAVITEALTAGPFTDGAPPLAGPYGLHVSQIRPIAPLTVSVRLEGLGVNEETRSGVALYRWEREGWTHIESRIDPDRNEVIAGIQESGTYAVFHSVSVKSGEVPPREFALHANKPNPFNPATRIAFDLPSRETASLRVFDVRGREVRTLVRETLPQGRYEYIWDGTDNSGRPVASGVYFYRVVAGDQSATRKMTLVR from the coding sequence ATGAACGGCCGAAACGTCTTCGGTTCACTCCTGGCGTGCTTTCTGCTGCTCGTTCCCCTCTCCTCCGAGGGCGCTGTCCGGTACGCGGCTCTCTCGTCGCAGTTCGGCACGACTCCCGCCCCGCCCTACACGAACCTTCTGACGCCCGCGGACCGAATTCAAGACGCCCTCTCTTCGTCGGCGCCCGGCGACACCGTTCTCGTCGCCGGAATCCCGGTGGAGGACGCTCTCGAGTTCGGTTGGGCGTATGTCGAGAGGATTCGGATTCCCCGAGGCGTCGTTCTTCTCGGCGGGTGGGACTATCGGGCGGCGGTCGCGGGGAGGCCCTCGACGAACCAGAGGCTCTTCGACGTCGACAGCCTTTGGACGACGATCGGTCCTCTCGAGGCGGGAATCGCCGTTTCCTTCGTCGTCGACTCGGTGAAGGTCTACGACACGACCGAGGTCGGCGGCAGCCCCGTCATCGACAGCTCTTGGGTCTTTCTCGGTCCGGACTCGAACACGGTCTTCTCGGGCTTCGTCATTCGCGGGTCGAACAACACCGTCGGGGAAGGGAGCGCGATCCACATCCGGAGCGGCTCCCCGACCATCCGCCGCAATGTCCTGGTCGACAGCCGCTCGACGGGACGGGGAGGCGCGATCTTCCTCGCCGCCGGCTCTCCCCTCATCGAGCACAACACGATCGCTCTCACGCTATCCGCCCCGTGGGGCGGTTCGATTCAGATCGCGGGCGGTAGCCCGATCATCCGCGACAACATCCTCTACTCGACTGCCGTGGGCTCCGGAATCTCGTGCAGCGACAGCGCGGGAACGCCGGTCATTTCCTACAACCTGTTCTTCGAGAACGCGGCGGGCGACCTGAGCGGCTGCGCCGCGGACACGTCGAACCTGTTCGGAATGAATCCCGTCTTCTGCGGCATCCTGGACGGGGACTACCGGATCTATCAAGAGAGCCGCATCCAAGGCCTCGCGTCGGACGGGACCATTCCGGGCGCGTGGGGGATCGGCTGCCGCGCGGGGACGAAGTACGTTTCGGCGGGCGGCAACGAGGTGTACCCCTACGACACGCCGGCCCGCGCGTCCCGTTCGCTCGACTCGGTCTTCGCGATCGCCAACCCGAAAGACACGATCCGCGTGGCGGTAGGAACGTATCGCGAGAACCTCGAGATGATTCCTGGGATCGTTCTCGAGGGGGGGTGGGACACCTTCTTCTCGAGCTCCCCGTGGACGAAAGCTGCCGAGGTCGCTCACGGCACCGTGATCCTCCCGGACGACCCCGAGAAGCCGGCCCTTCGCTTCTCGTCGGGAGCTTCCGACACGACTCGTCTCTCGTTCCTGGTGATGTCCGGAGCGATCGGCGGGAACGGCGCGCTCCTCGATGTGGATTCCGGACGCGTCGAGATCGTTCATCTCTCGATTCTCGCGAACGTCACGCCCGAGGTCTTCGGATCTCTCGTGCGTGCGGGCGACGCCGCAGAGGTGACCGTTCGGTACGGCATGTTCGCCCACAACGAAGGGCTTCCGATCTTCGATTGCGAAGGAAACGCGTTCCTTTCGATCAACAGCTGCAACTTCTACGCGAACGATCTCGATTTCGCCGCCGACTGCGCGGCGGTCGTGAACGACACCACGCACAGGTACCCGTACTTCTGCGATCCCGAGAACAGCGATTTTCGCGTGTATCAGGAGGGGGGATTCGGAGAAGCCGTTCCCGGTCTCCGTCCGATCGGAGCGCTGTCGGTCGGTTGCTCCTATCTGGTTCACTACATCCGCCCCGGCTCCGAGCCCGGCGTCTTCCCTTACGAGACCCCCGAGCGTGCCTCGTCCGACGTACAGACGGTTCTCGCTCTCGCCGAACGCGGCGACACGGTCCGGTTCGCCGAGGGCGTCTACGAGACCAATCTGGTCCTGACCGGGGGCGAGTACCTCGAAGGAGGCTTTGAAAGCGGAACGTTCGCGGGCCGAGATCCCTTCCGCCGTCCGAGCGTGCTCTCTGGAATCGCTCCCGGGGCACCCACGGTCCGCTTCGCGGGACGCTACGCTCAGTTCGCGACCTCGGGGGGCATGAACGGCTTCGTGCTCACGCACAACGAAGGCGTCGACGGTCCCGGCCTGGTGATCGGCGAGGGATCGCGCCCCATCGTGCGGAACTGCGTGATCCGCGACAACCGGGTCGATTTCGCTGTGAATCCCGAGCATCCCGCTGCGGGCATCGTGATGAAGGGATCGAGCGCGGAGATCCAAGCGGTGGGGACGGTCATCAACAACTCGATCGTGAACAACACGATCAACGGGGCGACGACCTCGTCCCTCGCGGCCTCCGGCGTGTACATTCAGGATGCCGGGTACAGCGTGGACGATCCCCTGCGTTTCCGAAAGAACCTCGTGGCGCACAACACGGGCGCCCGGGCGGGGCTCGTGGTGAATGAGGACCGGCGCGACCTGGACACGAACTACGTCTACGCGAACCTGACCGCAGACGGCGTTTCCGGGAACATCGAGAACCTGACCTCCGTTCCGATCGCTCCGAGGAACCTTCAGGTCGATCCGGCCTTCTGCGATCCGGACGAGGGGGATTGGGCGCTCTCCTCGTGCACGCCCGCCGTCATCGGCGCGACGGGAGATACGGTCCTCGGTGCCCTCCCGATCTCGGAGGAGTGCGTCTGTCCGAACGAGGTCTTTCTCGTGAACCCCCAGGCGCCGACCCCCGGCTATCCGTTCCGAGCGCGGAGGAACGCGTCCCGGACGATCTCCGCCCTCGCTCCCTACCTGTCCAGGGGGGACACGGTGAAGGTGTCGCTCGGCACGGTGAGCGATCGCTTCGAGCTCGTCGGGGGGGTCGTCTACAAGGGCGGATATAGTGTAAACAGCTACACCGAAGCGGGAAGGGGCGCGGGCGTTTCCCGCGTCTCGGCCGGCTCCAACTCCCGGCTGATCTACGGCGGTCCCGGCGTCGACAGCACGACCCTGATCGACGGTTTCACCCTCGCCGCGGGGCTTGCGGATTCCGGAGCCGCCATCCTCCTGCGAGGCGACGCGTCGCCGGTCTTCTCGAACAACCTCTTCCGCGAGAGCCGGGCGAACAAGACGGGAGGTGTCCTCCTCGCGCTGGACGATTCGCGGCCCTCCCTTCTCGGCAACGAGATCTTCTTGAACTCGGTGGACACACGCGGGGGGATCATCCACCTCGCGGGAGCGGGGGGCTTGATCGCCGGGAACACGATCTCCGATAACCGCGGCGGCGGGTGGGCGATCATCATCGACGACTGCGCGCCGGTCGTCTACAACAACTCGATCACGTACAACGACAACGGAATCCAAGCGGCCGGGAGCCCCGCCCTGATCTCCGGAACGGTCTTCGACCACAACAACGTCTTCCGGCACGACCAGGACTACTCCGAGAGCTTCCTCCAGTCGGTCGACACGACGGGCCTCGGAAATATCTCGGTTAACCCGCTCTACTGCGATCGCCAGCGGCGCTTGTACACGCTCTTCGATCACTCTTCTCTCGCTGCGTCCGGGCGCGGCGGGGGGAGGATCGGAGCCCGCAGGGTGGGATGCAGCACGCCGATTCACTACGTGAGCGCGGAGGGATCGAACTCGTATCCGTACGCGACGGCCGCGACGGCGGCCCATCGGATCCAGGACGCGCTCGATGTGGCGGGCCTCGCAGGGTTCTCCAACCCGGCCGACTCGATCGACGAAGTGCGCGTGGCCGGAGGCTCGTACGACGAGACGATCCAGCTTCCGACGAACGTCCGTCTCCTCGGTGGGTACAATCCCGCGGACTTCAACATTCGAGACGCGGACCGATACGCCACCGAGATCCGCGCCGGAGGCCGAGGAACCGTGGTCGCGATCGACTCGGGCGCGGTCGGCGCGGGGAGGGTGCAGACGACTCTCGAGGGCTTCGTTCTCTCGGGGGGGCAGGGAGAGAAGGGGGGCGGCATCCGCGTCGGCAAGGACGGAAGACCTACGATCCGGGACAACGTGGTGCGGGATTCCCGGGCCGCGCTCGGCGGCGGGATCTTCATCGACGAGGGCGCGCGTCCCATCGTCGAGAGGAATCTGGTTCTCCGTGACACGGCCGAGGCGGGCGCGGGCGTCTACGTCAACGGCCGCGCGGGGTTCAGCTCGAGCGCGATGGCGCTGCGAATGAACACGTTCGTGTTCAATCACACGCTGGCCGATACGGCGGGCGCCATTCATCTTCAGGACGCCAACCCGAGCTTCCAGACGAGCATTGTCGCCTACTCGACGGGGGGAGAAGCCCTCATCCACGACGGGACGCTTGTTCCGAACGTTCGGAACAACCTCTTCTACGGAAACGAAAAAGGCGACAGTATCCCGTGGCTCTCTCCGGGCGCGCTGCACGTCGTTGCTCCTCCCGCCTTCTGTGATACGGCGTCCGACGTCTACGGGGTCTTGTTCGACCGCGACTCGATTGCCGCCGGCCGGAGCGCGGTTCGAGATACGTGCGCGGTGACCGTCTGGGGCTCGGAGGGCGTGGGGTGCACGCGGCCCGGCCATCGCTTCCTCGTCTTCGAGGATCCGCAACGGAACCGGAACCCGGTATATCCCTACGTGTGCGCGCCGAACTCGGCGAGAAGGCTCTCCGACGTCCTCGGCCGCGTGAACCCGGGCGACAAGGTGGACGTGGCGGGGAGCGCGCTCCCGACCGGCGCGCGCTACACGGGGAACTACGAGGTGACCAAGCCGATCGTTCTTCGCGGCAGCTTCGATCCGGGCTTCACGCGGGCCGAGCCGAATCCCGATTCGGTCGATCTTCTGACCATTCTCCTGCCGGCGTCCGAGGGGCCGATCCTGACGATCCGCCAGGATTCGGCCGCCGCTTCGGATCCCTCTCTCGTCATCGACTCGACCGCGGAGATCTCGGGGTTCACGTTCACGGGCGGGAACGCGGTGCTCGTGAACGGCGGCGCGATCCGCAGCGTGAACGGCGCGGCCCCGACGATCAAGAAGAACGTGTTCGAGAGCAATATGTCCAAGAACTGGGGCGGAGCGATCGCGATGGAGAACGCGGTCTCGCCCCGGATCTACGACAACTACTTCTACCGGAACTCGGCCGGAATCGGCGGGGGCGTCTATCTGACCGGCGCGTCCGATCCCGTGATTCGGCGCAACATCTTCTCCGCGAACACGGCGAAGCTGTACGGCGGGCTTCGAATGGAAGGCACCACGGACGGCGGCTCGGTGGACAACAACGTCTTTTTCCGGAACGCGGCGGGGGCCATTTCGGTCTCGGAGTCCGCGGGAGACCTGGTTCTCCGCAACAACGCCGTCGCCTCGAACGGCGGGCACGGGATCACGCTCGCGCCCTTCTTCGACGGGATTCGGACGCCGACTCTCTCCCACAACAACGTGTGGGCGAACTCGTCCGGGAACTACCTCAACCTCGGCGCCGGGGAAGGGGATATCCACGAGAACCCGTCCTTCTGCAACACCGAGATTCGAACCGACGTGACGACGGCCAAGAAGACAAGGCGGGACTTCTTCCGCTACCAACGTTGCTCGCCGCTTCTCTACGCGGGAAGCGATCCTCTCTCCGACTTGAACGCGCACATCGGCGTCGCGTCTCTCGCGGATCCCACGTGCCCGGACACGGTGAGCCCGGTCCTCAACATCGGGTTCGTCATGCATTCGACGATCCCCGGCGCGGCGAATCTCTATGTGGTTCCGAGCGAGGCGATCGCCCGGGACTCGGTTCTCGTCCGGCTCATGTACGCCGACGCGAAGATCGAGTCGATCGTGGTCGGCGACAACATCATCGTGGTGACCGTCTATCGGTTCGACTCGACCGAAGTCGACCTCGGGCTCGGCGATCCGGGGCTTTCCATCTACCGGAGCGGGAACATCGAGCTCAGGACCGCCGACACGTTGATCGTCGAGGCGCGCGCGGTCGATCGGTGCGGGCAAGTGGGCACGGCCCGGCGGCACTTCTCATCGAGTCTCTTCGTGCGGGGAACGCCCGGGAAGATGTGGACCGTCGATCGCCGGCTCCGGCTCGACGTCCCCTCGGACGCGTTCTCCGCAAGCGGGGCGGTGATCACCGAAGCGCTGACCGCGGGGCCTTTCACGGACGGAGCCCCGCCTCTCGCGGGACCTTACGGTCTGCACGTTTCGCAGATCCGGCCGATCGCCCCGCTCACCGTCTCTGTGAGGCTCGAAGGTTTGGGCGTGAACGAAGAGACGCGATCCGGGGTCGCCCTGTACCGCTGGGAACGGGAGGGGTGGACGCACATCGAGTCGCGGATCGACCCGGATCGGAACGAGGTGATCGCAGGCATTCAGGAGAGCGGAACGTACGCCGTCTTCCACTCGGTGAGCGTGAAGAGCGGAGAAGTGCCGCCGAGGGAGTTCGCGCTTCACGCGAACAAGCCGAACCCGTTCAACCCGGCCACGCGGATCGCTTTCGATCTCCCATCGCGCGAAACGGCAAGCCTGCGGGTCTTCGACGTGCGAGGGCGCGAGGTGCGAACGCTCGTGCGCGAGACGTTGCCGCAAGGCCGTTACGAGTACATCTGGGACGGGACCGACAACTCCGGTCGGCCGGTCGCTTCGGGAGTGTACTTCTATCGCGTCGTGGCCGGCGATCAATCGGCCACCCGCAAGATGACGCTGGTCCGCTAG